One window from the genome of Salvia miltiorrhiza cultivar Shanhuang (shh) chromosome 7, IMPLAD_Smil_shh, whole genome shotgun sequence encodes:
- the LOC130992539 gene encoding kinesin-like protein KIN-4C produces the protein MENSESSSQSVRVAVNVRPLVTAELLASCTDCITVYPAQKQVQIGSHSFTFDYVYGSKGSPSSTIFDECVAPLVDALFHGYNGTVLAYGQTGSGKTYTMGTNYNGEEHGDAILPKVMDTIFSKVETLKESTEFLIRVSFIEVFKEDVFDLLDPKTTGPARVPIQIRERVSGGITLAGVTESEVRTKEEMASYLLQGSLTRATGSTKMNSQSSRSHAIFTISMEQRRRTNALAEDDVGDDVLIAKLHLVDLAGSERAKRTGADGSRLLEGIHINKGLLALGNVISALGDDKKRKEGGHVPYRDSKLTRILQDSLGGNCKTIMIACVSPADTNAEETLNTLKYANRARNIQNKAIINRDPVSDEMQRMRSQIEQLQSELLYFRGDSSAPTEELKILKHKVSLLEASKSELQEALQECRISYEHLKQRAIDAQVEKDRLVMLVESIRNGNPLDEINDKSDKDFDLVKSYITRIQELESELVRIRSSNHLRHGNSDGFLYSEDDGTHSRNLFMDADIRTEETDVVVEDVEKELEHSSIQEQLDRELQELDKRLEQKEAEMKRFASGDTSVLKQHYEKKVHELENEKWTLQKEIDELRHNLANISSNSDDSAQKLKEEYLQKLNVLEKQVAELKKKQDAQTQLLRQKQKSDEAAKRLHDEIQRIKTQKVQLQHKIKQESEQFRQWKACREKEVLQLKKEGRRNEYEMHKLLALNQRQKLVLQRKTEEAAMATKRLKELLDSRKASSRETSGAGSNRGPGIPALVQTIEHELEVTIGVHEVRSEYERQMKERARMAEELARLKEEALIEKQQNFSEFPQVMSPGARNSRIFALENMLATSSSTLVSMASQLSEAEERERAFSGRGRWNQVRSLAEAKNVMNFLFNLASSSRCQLRDREVDCREKDSEIRDLKEKVVNLVRQLELTKTEFSRRENLMMLALERQSNGKIGSENTTSNSDKHVYDLRPKGSRNSTILSSGIYDLELLEDMDTSDDEQSNLENDEDGDWGKTRERKRRTSKKRNSKMEHFDQSLSMRYTEGVCCSCSKSSSCKTSRCECRAASGICSSSCSCEATRCSNREASMKNMLQLSDNMSVCDEAETSHDLAAHGAMLLETALSEKPANQNTDGAARKPLSDIGNNIGLSSIPKPNLRKKWRKSAIQLVPATPPIAQPQNSEAPGQPPIAQPQNSEAPGQSKANRENDIPLKLPRAMRSTLTNNNQLKQRNTEQPSELVDSDIYTSSLGSPRQQAKIRNGKENKGL, from the exons ATGGAGAACTCCGAATCGTCGTCGCAGAGTGTGAGGGTCGCGGTCAATGTCAGACCGCTCGTCACCGCTGAGCTTCTTGCGAGCTGTACCGACTGCATTACCGTTTATCCCGCGCAGAAGCAG GTTCAAATTGGATCCCATTCGTTCACATTTGATTATGTCTATGGTAGCAAGGGATCCCCATCTTCAACAATCTTTGATGAATGTGTTGCTCCACTTGTGGATGCTTTATTTCATGGATATAATGGAACAGTCCTTGCCTATGGCCAG ACTGGATCTGGGAAGACTTATACCATGGGTACAAATTATAATGGCGAAGAGCATGGAGATGCCATCCTTCCTAAAGTAATGGATACCATTTTCTCGAAAGTTGAGACTTTGAAAGAGTCTACCGAGTTTTTGATTAGAGTATCTTTTATAGAG GTTTTCAAAGAAGATGTGTTTGATTTGCTAGACCCAAAGACTACAGGACCTGCAAGAGTTCCCATTCAGATTAGGGAAAGGGTGAGCGGAGGAATTACGCTAGCTGGGGTTACAGAGTCGGAGGTGAGGACAAAGGAAGAGATGGCTTCATACCTTCTCCAGGGTTCACTAACTCGGGCAACAGGGAGCACAAAGATGAATAGTCAATCAAg CCGTTCACATGCTATTTTCACAATCTCAATGGAACAAAGAAGACGAACTAATGCTTTAGCTGAAGATGACGTCGGTGACGATGTTCTGATAGCGAAGCTTCACTTGGTTGACTTAGCTGGCTCTGAGCGTGCTAAACGTACAGGTGCTGATGGTTCACGTTTGCTGGAAG GTATACACATTAACAAGGGATTATTGGCTCTTGGGAATGTCATCAGTGCTCTAGGTGATGACAAAAAGCGCAAAGAAGGAGGTCATGTTCCTTACCGTGACAGCAAGTTAACACGCATATTACAA GATTCACTTGGCGGCAATTGCAAAACAATTATGATCG CATGTGTAAGTCCTGCTGACACAAATGCCGAGGAGACActtaacacattgaagtatgcAAACCGTGCAAGGAATATTCAGAATAAAGCAATT ATCAACCGTGATCCAGTGTCAGACGAGATGCAACGGATGCGAAGTCAAATTGAACAACTGCAATCGGAGCTTCTTTATTTTCGCGGAGATTCGAGTGCACCTACTGAAGAACTCAAA ATTCTTAAGCACAAAGTATCTTTACTTGAAGCTAGTAAAAGTGAGCTACAGGAGGCTCTTCAGGAATGCCGAATCAGTTATGAGCATCTGAAGCAACGAGCTATTGATGCTCAG GTGGAAAAGGATAGACTGGTTATGCTAGTTGAATCAATTCGAAATGGAAATCCTTTGGATGAGATTAATGACAAATCTGATAAG GATTTTGATCTGGTGAAAAGTTATATCACTAGGATTCAGGAACTAGAAAGTGAATTAGTAAGGATACGAAGTTCAAACCATTTAAGGCACGGAAATTCTGATGGTTTTCTTTATTCTGAAGACGATGGAACTCACTCAAGAAATTTGTTTATGGATGCTGATATCAGAACTGAAGAAACTGATG TTGTGGTGGAAGATGTGGAAAAAGAGCTTGAACATTCTTCTATTCAGGAGCAACTGGACAGAGAACTGCAAGAATTGGACAAAAGACTTGAGCAGAAGGAG GCTGAAATGAAGCGATTTGCAAGCGGTGATACATCAGTCCTTAAGCAACATTATGAGAAGAAAGTACACGAACTAGAAAATGAAAAGTGGACTCTACAG AAAGAGATCGATGAACTTAGGCACAATCTTGCCAATATCTCTTCCAATTCTGATGATAGTGCTCAAAAGTTGAAGGAGGAGTATCTTCAGAAATTGAATGTTCTTGAAAAACAG GTAGCTGAGTTGAAGAAAAAACAGGATGCTCAAACTCAACTGCTGCGACAGAAACAAAAGAGTGATGAAGCTGCTAAAAGATTACATGATGAGATACAGAGAATAAAGACACAGAAG GTCCAATTGCAACATAAGATCAAGCAAGAATCTGAGCAATTCAGACAGTGGAAAGCATGTCGGGAAAAGGAAGTGCTTCAG CtaaaaaaagaaggaagaagaaatgAATATGAGATGCATAAGCTATTGGCACTCAACCAGCGGCAAAAactg GTCTTGCAACGAAAGACTGAAGAGGCTGCAATGGCTACAAAACGTCTTAAAGAGCTGCTAGATTCTAGGAAAGCTTCATCACGTGAAACATCTG GTGCAGGAAGTAACAGAGGTCCTGGAATCCCG GCACTAGTGCAGACTATTGAACATGAACTTGAGGTAACAATAGGAGTGCATGAGGTGCGGTCAGAATATGAGCGGCAAATGAAGGA GAGGGCTAGAATGGCTGAAGAGCTAGCTAGGCTGAAGGAAGAAGCATTGATTGAGAAGCAGCAGAACTTCAG TGAGTTCCCACAGGTAATGTCTCCTGGTGCTAGAAACTCCAGGATTTTTGCCCTTGAGAACATGCTTGCTACTTCGTCAAGCACCCTTGTTTCCATGGCATCTCAACTATCAGAAGCTGAGGAGCGTGAACGAGCATTTAGTGGCAGAGGAAGGTGGAACCAAGTTCGTTCTCTTGCTGAAGCAAAAAATGTTATGAACTTCCTTTTTAACTTGGCATCATCCTCTAG ATGCCAGCTAAGGGATAGAGAAGTTGACTGCAGAGAAAAGGACTCTGAAATTAGAGACCTGAAGGAAAAAGTAGTTAATTTGGTAAGACAACTAGAGCTAACAAAGACAGAATTCAGTCGTCGGGAAAATTTGATG ATGTTGGCACTGGAGAGACAATCAAATGGAAAAATAGGTTCTGAGAATACGACGAGCAACAGTGACAAACATGTTTATGACTTGCGGCCTAag GGATCTCGAAATTCTACTATTCTCAGTAGTGGAATATATGATCTGGAGCTTTTAGAAGATATGGATACATCAGATGATGAACAATCAAATCTTGAAAATGATGAGGATGGAGATTGGGGCAAGACAAGAGAACGGAAAAGACGCACTTCAAAAAAAAGGAATTCGAAAATGGAACATTTTGATCAATCCCTTTCTATGAGGTACACTGAGGGAGTGTGCTGCTCTTGCAGCAAATCGTCTTCCTGCAAGACCTCAAGATGTGAATGCCGAGCTGCAAGCGGCATTTGTAGTTCATCATGCAGCTGTGAGGCTACTAGATGCAGCAATAGGGAAGCATCTATGAAGAACATGTTGCAGCTTTCTGATAATATGTCGGTGTGTGATGAAGCAGAGACGAGTCATGATCTTGCTGCTCATGGTGCAATGCTGCTTGAAACTGCTCTTTCTGAAAAGCCTGCCAACCAAAACACTGATGGTGCTGCGAGGAAGCCATTATCTGACATTGGAAATAACATT GGATTATCTAGTATACCAAAGCCAAATCTTAGGAAAAAGTGGCGCAAGTCAGCCATTCAGCTTGTGCCTGCTACTCCACCCATCGCTCAGCCTCAGAACAGTGAAGCTCCTGGACAGCCACCCATCGCTCAGCCTCAAAACAGCGAAGCTCCTGGACAGTCAAAAGCTAACAGAGAAAATGACATTCCATTAAAATTACCTAGAGCAATGCGCTCTACATTGACGAATAACAATCAGCTGAAACAGAGGAATACAGAGCAGCCGAGCGAGTTGGTTGATAGTGATATCTACACTTCATCTCTTGGAAGTCCTCGTCAACAAGCAAAAATAAGAAATGGGAAAGAAAACAAGGGATTGTAG